CAACCAATACGACTCCTATGTTTTGCCCAAACCAGTCCTGGTCGCACGACATGCCCTCTAtcacagtgattcccaaagtggtccaggtggacccccaggggcgACGCAACACGATGCAAATTTCTATCGTtcgatctaatcttcacattttttgacgggttttgggaatatggtagaaatgtagcagcagggggtgcaccgaaaccagtaacattttgaaagtggtctacgaggtCTGCTGTACCAGATTCTTGGTAATGTTTTAAGGTGTATGCATCTTTtacaatccaattttttttttcagtgtttgaaatatactaaaggggttttcagatatttttatttttaaaaggaGGTTCACAATAAGTTAAAAAAATTTAGACAATACCCAGCACTCCGATTTTAATGCTGCTTGGATCCCCTCTGGTCTCTACATCCTGGTCTCGATACACAGGAGGCTGAGGCAGGTCCTGGTTGGCTCCGGAGGCATCTCTTGGTATTTCTAGTATATCAAGACTGCACCAGGATGTGGAGACCACTGAGGACTCGGTAGGTTTTGGAATGGCCTCAGATGGGGATCGGTGAAGCTAAAAAAATTTCAACCCATGTTGAAATTTCTTTTTCCCCTTTTTAAATCGTCATTGAATTGCAAATGATCATTTCCAAAAGTAGACAAAATTGTTCAGAATCGCCAACTTTAGAATTTAGAATTCTCATTTTAGACATTTGTGTagtaaagaattttttttctttattttttcttagTGGATGCCGTCGTCCCCTTGCAAGAAAACCATCAAACCAATAACAACGATGTCGAAATCCAGATCGAAATTGAAGACTCGGAGGAGAGTGCAGCCATGACCGAGGAAGAGCGTTACAACAAGGACTACATCAAGTCTTTGTTCGAGATTGTCCTCCTGATGGGCAAGCAGAATGTTTCGTTGGAAGGACGTAACGTTAAAGATCCAGATGGCGTTTACTCTCCGGACAACTTCCAAGCTCTTCTCGAATATCGTATCAATTCTGGTGACGAAGTCCTGAGGAGGAGATTTGACATGCTCCCCGTCAACCAGGAATACTGTTCCCGTTTTCAGCAGGAGCAGATCTTGGAAGTTTGCGACAGGTGCATCAGAGAGGAGGTGATGCGGGATGTCCGTAACTCCCAGTTCTTCTCCATTATTGTCGAAGACGCGGTCGACTTGGCTGGAGAAGAACACATGCCCATTTTCATCCGGCATATAGACGACGCCAACAACCTCCACGAAGAGTTTGTTGGGTTCCTCCCTTGCGATGACGATGCCGAAATCATGGCCATGAATTTCCACACGACCATCacagaaaaatggaaattaaATATGGAATACTGCCGCGGACAGTCTTACATTTCTTCCAGTAAAATTTCATCGAAAATGAAAGTTGTAGCTTCGCGACTTTTACAAAAGTGTCCGCAAGCCACTTATACTCTCTGTTCTTCTTGTGCCTTGAATATATGGTTGGCTAAATCCATACCCGTCACTGGAGTTTCGGTAGTGTTGGGTGTTTTggaagatatttatttattttttagtaagTCATCTAACTTAGAGCTAGAGTTGGAAAGTACGATCACGAGTCTATTTATGGACAATATGGAGAAGGGTAACGAACTCAAGGAAATCCTGAGATCGGAGTGGACAAGTCGACATGACGCCTTCGAAATTATAGTGACTCTGCTTCATCCCCTTGTCCTGTGCTTGGATAGAGTAGCCTGCGATAACTCCTTTCGATGGAACACGAAGATAACCAGCCAAGCCTTTGTACTGTCCAGTGCCTTGACGGATTTTGACTTTGTCGTCACTATTGTCATATTAAAAAATTCCCTCTCGTTTACTAGAGCTTTTGGGAAAAACTTACAAGGCTTGACCTCCGATATCTTTTCTGCAGCCAATAGCTTAACGGCCGTTTTACACACCTTGAACGAGGTGATAGAAAATATCGAAGTTTATCACGAGTTTTGGTTCGAGGAAGCAACTAACCTGGCAGCCAAGATGGACATCCCTGTGAAACTCCCGGGTCGGTTCTGTAGAATGCAGCACATGAACTTGCAAGCCGACCTGACGTCAGAAAACTTTTACAAAGAAGCTCTTAGCATCCCGACCATCCAACACATCATTCAAGGACTGAAGGACGTCTTCTCTGAACAGCACCTGAAAGCCCTTAAATGCTTATCGCTTGTTCCGTCCGTGATGGGTCAACTCAAATTCAGCACCAGCGAGGAACATAATACAGATCTCTACAAATACGACCTCCCCAGTCCAGAAACTCTGTCGGCAGAACTTCACTGTTGGCGAGTCAAGTGGAAACACCGAGGCAAAGATGTTGAACTTCCATCCAACATCTTCGAGTCTCTTCATCTACCGGACATCAAATTCTTTCCAAACGTCTACGCCCTTCTTAAGGTTTTGTGCATTTTGCCCGTTTTTAaagttgaaaatgaaaaattcgaATGCGGCCGAAAGCGTCTAAAGTCCTACTTGGAGAGTACGCCGGTGGACCAAAGGTCAAGTCAATTGGCGTTGGTCAATATAAGCTACGACTCCAAACATGATTTAGACGTCATGGTGGACATGTACATGAAAATAGTGGAAAGTAACGCAAAGTTTGAGGCCTTGTCTCCAAATTCACAAATGGTGGAAGAAGTTTGATGCCGATTTGTTTACAATTCCCGTCCATTCGAACTAAACCGTCAAGAATGTCTTGAGTTTTCCGCATGGTCCTGGCATTTTGGTCTTACGTGTTACTGGAACATGGAATGTATAACGTCAGCGGACAAGCAAGATTTCTCAAAATCTCTAGAAGGAACGTTGACCTGGGCATTGAGTATTTCAACCTAAGATGACTGTAAAATTGTTATAGAGAACATGTATAAAATAAATGAACTATACCTTTAAGAATATCTATAAAGGTTTTATGGATAAAGATGAAGATTTCAGATCTGTACCCCATTGTTGCGTACAGAGTATTTTACGTTATTCGGGGCTGGTTACTTGGAGAGGTCTTAGGCGCGCGTTAAGAAGTTTTTTTAGTAGGTTGAGTTTTGCACTGCTTATTACATACTGAATCAGTAGAGAAGGggtgaaaaaaaagtttaagatGTGTAAATTTTTCTTCTGTttgtatttttatactgaaatatttttttctaaaatttagggaaaaaaaaataaagcttctTTTTCCTTGTGGAAAGTCATCTTAAACCAATTTCCCAAGTACTGCTTTGGAATTGAATGGATGCTTCTGGTATCTACACATTTCGAGGTTCTCGTCGGCATCCTTAAGCCTATCCTAATTCTGTCTCTAAATGGTTcttaaattttcaagaaattaagTACAGCATTGTCACAGCCCAAGCAGTAGCAAGTAGATTGGAAAGAAAAGGGTGGTCCAGGAGATGTTTTTGGCGTTGGGTGTCCTCTGATCTTATAGTGATGACGACTAAGGAAAGCCATCGGTAGTGAAAGTTGAGGTTAAGTTGGGCATAGACATTAGATGTGTGTTGGCCGAGCCGACCAATTTCGTTGTACCAGCCAACTCCTCCCAACAGCCAGAAGGATTGGGCAGCTTGACGTTAACATTCTTGATCCTCTTTGAGTTGTCCGGCTTTTTATTGGGGGATTGGGAGAGGTAGCTTTGGCCAAAAGAGAATTCAGCCATCAGTTGTTTCATGTGTATGACCAGCCTTAACCATGGGAAGACAAGGGAACCACAGAAAGATGCGATGGTCACAACTGTTGGTTAGCCACATTGGATGAAAACTTCCAAGTTGCTGAAAAGAGATAGAAATGTTTGAGGATCTACATTGTAGATTGAACAGCGCTTCACACCATTGTTGTTAGTCGTTGACTAGTTTTTAGTTCATCCCCAGCAAGTGAAGTTCtcgcttttcttttctttttttttttgctgtggtcaaGGCACTTCAATAGGTTTGTGAAGAAACATCTCCCAATGGTTTCTGGTTAGACCTTACCCAAATTTCTTCTGAAACCAAAACCTATGAAGGAAGTAAAATATGTAAGGGATAATCGAGTTGAAATAGGATGACCAGCTTTTTAAAATTTCTGTAATTCTTTAAGTATTTCTGACTTATGTCTCTTGATTCTATAATGTTAATTTTTTTGACTATATTAGTAGCCTTTGAAGCTAGTACACCAGATCCTTTAAGGGGATGTCCAGACAATatttgacaaccccttttaaaggatTTCTACTATTTAAacaattttttcttttctccctaacatgtcggaatagctttaagaaaggctattcgtctcctacctttataactAGTCTCCGGCTCGCCGTTCGGTGAAAaatccgttttttgttggtatgcaaatgagttgtctcgcagcactggggcaggcctcatcgctcaaacagtactgggggcgtcctcaatgctgcaagagaactctcgaCCGtcacctccattttcttctggaATGAGATCTTCACTGTGTCTTCTTTCGGCGGTAGCtgctaacttctaggcctagggcaagccgactgcgcatgctcatggccacaagaaaaatggacgcTTCCACAGTAtcggaagcggccattttctcgtggcctgtgggcatgtgcagtcggcttgcactgggcccgaggcctagaagttagaagctacCGTCGGAAGAAGACtgtgaagacctcattccagaagaagatggaggcgatgctggagagttctcttgcagcattggggacgcccccagtactgtttgagcactgaggcccgcccctagtgctgcaagagaattcatttgcataccaacaaaaaacggattTTTCACCTAACGGTGGGCCGGAGacaacttataaaggtaggagacgaatagcctttcttaagtctattccgaagtgttagggagaaaaaaaaagtgtttaaatggtagaatcccttttaacttttaaa
This sequence is a window from Leptodactylus fuscus isolate aLepFus1 chromosome 2, aLepFus1.hap2, whole genome shotgun sequence. Protein-coding genes within it:
- the THAP12 gene encoding 52 kDa repressor of the inhibitor of the protein kinase, with protein sequence MPNFCAAPNCTRKSTQSDLAFFRFPRDPNRCQKWVENCRRYDLEDKTPDQLNKHYRLCAQHFEDSMICRSSPYRTVLRENAIPTIFDLTSHLGNPGRRRKRIKELSEEEIRTLKERKMDAVVPLQENHQTNNNDVEIQIEIEDSEESAAMTEEERYNKDYIKSLFEIVLLMGKQNVSLEGRNVKDPDGVYSPDNFQALLEYRINSGDEVLRRRFDMLPVNQEYCSRFQQEQILEVCDRCIREEVMRDVRNSQFFSIIVEDAVDLAGEEHMPIFIRHIDDANNLHEEFVGFLPCDDDAEIMAMNFHTTITEKWKLNMEYCRGQSYISSSKISSKMKVVASRLLQKCPQATYTLCSSCALNIWLAKSIPVTGVSVVLGVLEDIYLFFSKSSNLELELESTITSLFMDNMEKGNELKEILRSEWTSRHDAFEIIVTLLHPLVLCLDRVACDNSFRWNTKITSQAFVLSSALTDFDFVVTIVILKNSLSFTRAFGKNLQGLTSDIFSAANSLTAVLHTLNEVIENIEVYHEFWFEEATNLAAKMDIPVKLPGRFCRMQHMNLQADLTSENFYKEALSIPTIQHIIQGLKDVFSEQHLKALKCLSLVPSVMGQLKFSTSEEHNTDLYKYDLPSPETLSAELHCWRVKWKHRGKDVELPSNIFESLHLPDIKFFPNVYALLKVLCILPVFKVENEKFECGRKRLKSYLESTPVDQRSSQLALVNISYDSKHDLDVMVDMYMKIVESNAKFEALSPNSQMVEEV